The following proteins come from a genomic window of Verrucomicrobiia bacterium:
- a CDS encoding condensation domain-containing protein: MKFAPTTSTESVLSDRRAVLEAQLREATAQPETVPLSFAQQRLWLLDQLEPNSALYNVPLALELTGALDVSALEKALGQLVLRHEVLRTRFVCSDEMPVQVVEETGQVALDQRDLAQEPSAERDATAKRLLFEEVHRPFDLATGPLLRALLLRMEPDRHWLLLNFHHIVSDEWSLKICLRELTLLYDAYRRGRVSGLADLPIQYADYALWQRERLSGEVVEKQLEYWRKQLAGTPAPLELPGDFARRAAPAFRGKTTSHALPPALTAGLKNLAARSGTSLFMVLLASFKTLLFRYTQQDDLVVGSPIAGRNQLETEDLIGFFVNTLVLRTRVEGEITFEELLQRVRETTLGAYANQELPFERLVEALRPERTLNHNPFTRLMFAVQTGGLDEVAWPGLKARVLEVHTETAKFDLTFVVQETARGLVGRAEFNSDLFTETTIRRLLQHFENLVTAIVANPQQRVRELPILSPAEEQQLLVEWNQTAAVYPSDRSLTQLFEAQVERMPNRVVVSYGQESLTYAELNARANQLARHLVKLGAGPGVPVGLCMERSPSLIIGMLAILKAGSLYVPLDSGYPKPRLAHMLADSGAPVLLTQQHLLAFLPRTHARVVCINSDWDLISKETRDNLNPGCAADSIAYVMYTSGSTGQPKGVAIPHRAIARLVLNTNFIQLDAGDTIAQASNTSFDAATFEIWGALLNGARLVGISPDVALSPRDFARELREQGITVLFLTTALFNQVAADQPDAFANTRVVMFGGEAVDPKWVRAVLS; this comes from the coding sequence ATGAAGTTTGCCCCCACTACATCCACGGAATCCGTCCTTTCGGATCGCCGCGCGGTCCTCGAAGCGCAGTTGCGTGAAGCGACCGCGCAGCCGGAAACTGTCCCGCTTTCGTTTGCGCAACAGCGGTTATGGCTGCTGGACCAGCTGGAGCCCAACAGCGCGTTGTATAACGTGCCACTCGCGCTTGAACTCACAGGCGCGCTCGATGTTTCCGCCCTGGAGAAGGCGCTTGGTCAACTCGTGCTGCGGCATGAAGTGCTCCGCACCCGGTTTGTTTGTTCCGATGAGATGCCTGTGCAGGTGGTCGAGGAGACCGGGCAGGTTGCCCTGGACCAGCGCGACCTGGCCCAGGAACCCTCTGCGGAGCGCGATGCGACAGCGAAACGGCTGCTCTTTGAGGAAGTGCATCGTCCTTTCGATTTAGCCACGGGGCCTCTGCTGCGGGCGCTGCTGCTTCGGATGGAACCCGACCGCCACTGGCTGCTGTTGAATTTCCATCACATCGTTTCTGATGAATGGTCGCTGAAGATTTGCCTGCGGGAACTGACCTTGCTCTATGATGCCTATCGGCGCGGGCGCGTCTCGGGTTTGGCCGACTTGCCGATTCAATATGCGGACTACGCGCTCTGGCAGCGGGAGCGCCTGTCGGGGGAGGTTGTGGAAAAGCAGCTGGAGTACTGGCGCAAGCAACTGGCCGGCACCCCTGCCCCATTGGAGTTACCCGGCGATTTTGCACGCCGGGCCGCCCCGGCGTTTCGCGGCAAAACCACGTCGCACGCACTGCCGCCCGCGCTCACCGCGGGATTGAAGAACCTTGCCGCGCGCAGCGGCACCAGCCTGTTCATGGTGCTGCTCGCCTCATTCAAAACGCTGCTGTTCCGCTACACCCAGCAGGACGACCTCGTCGTCGGCTCACCCATCGCCGGACGCAACCAATTGGAAACCGAGGATCTCATCGGATTTTTTGTCAACACGCTCGTCCTGCGCACACGTGTCGAGGGTGAGATTACGTTTGAAGAACTGCTTCAACGCGTGCGCGAGACGACATTGGGCGCCTACGCAAACCAGGAACTGCCGTTCGAGCGTCTCGTCGAGGCCCTTCGCCCCGAACGCACCCTGAATCACAACCCGTTCACGCGCCTCATGTTTGCAGTGCAAACGGGGGGGCTTGACGAAGTCGCCTGGCCGGGCCTCAAGGCGCGTGTATTGGAAGTGCACACGGAGACGGCGAAATTCGATTTAACCTTTGTGGTGCAGGAAACCGCGCGAGGCCTGGTGGGACGGGCCGAATTCAATTCCGACCTGTTCACCGAAACCACTATCCGCCGCCTGCTGCAGCATTTCGAGAATCTCGTCACAGCCATTGTCGCCAATCCGCAACAGCGCGTGCGGGAGCTTCCAATTCTGAGTCCGGCCGAAGAGCAGCAGCTTCTCGTCGAGTGGAACCAGACGGCCGCTGTTTATCCTTCCGATCGAAGCCTGACGCAACTGTTCGAGGCCCAGGTCGAGCGCATGCCCAATCGGGTGGTGGTGAGCTACGGACAGGAGTCGCTCACCTATGCCGAATTGAATGCGCGAGCCAACCAGCTTGCGAGGCACCTGGTCAAGCTCGGCGCGGGACCTGGCGTTCCCGTGGGGCTCTGCATGGAACGATCCCCAAGCCTGATCATCGGCATGCTCGCCATTCTCAAGGCGGGAAGCCTCTATGTGCCTCTCGATTCCGGTTATCCCAAGCCACGCCTCGCGCATATGCTCGCAGATTCCGGCGCGCCGGTTCTGCTCACGCAGCAGCATCTGCTCGCGTTCCTGCCGAGGACACACGCCCGGGTCGTGTGCATCAATTCGGATTGGGATCTCATTTCCAAGGAGACGCGCGACAACCTGAATCCAGGTTGCGCCGCCGACAGCATCGCGTATGTGATGTACACGTCGGGATCGACGGGACAACCCAAGGGGGTAGCGATTCCGCATCGTGCGATTGCGCGGCTGGTGTTGAACACCAACTTCATCCAGCTCGACGCGGGCGACACCATCGCGCAGGCATCCAATACTTCGTTCGACGCAGCCACGTTCGAAATCTGGGGAGCGTTGTTGAACGGGGCGCGGCTCGTTGGAATTTCACCCGACGTTGCATTATCCCCGCGGGACTTCGCGCGCGAACTTCGAGAGCAGGGAATCACGGTGCTCTTTCTCACAACCGCATTGTTCAATCAGGTCGCCGCTGATCAACCTGACGCGTTTGCAAACACGAGAGTGGTGATGTTCGGTGGTGAAGCCGTCGATCCCAAGTGGGTTCGCGCCGTGTTGAGC